From one Microbulbifer sp. A4B17 genomic stretch:
- the pstC gene encoding phosphate ABC transporter permease subunit PstC yields the protein MQTPTLFALLLLLILVAYGTGFRRAVSAARSLGGVRNLAALPSYYGLLTALWCGLPALLLLGAWLVFDDAIIRAMVMNSIADKPESISGQNLLYAQIQNLAAGHLIGEKSPQLQSAADYLSQLRSSSNNLQAFLSLVLASGLAAFALLRFSPKLRAREKVEKVLRTVLITCACAAILTTVGILLSVLFESLRFFQSVPVSEFLFGLHWSPQMALRADQVGSSGAFGAVPLFTGTLMVSAIAMFVAVPVGLMAAIYLAEYASKRVRSLAKPVLEILAGVPTVVYGFFAALTVAPFIRELATSMGLQASSESALAAGLVMGIMIIPFVSSLSDDVINAVPQSLRDGALGLGSTQSETVRKVVIPAALPGIVGGVLLAVSRAIGETMIVVMAAGLAANLTANPLESVTTVTVQIVTLLVGDQEFDSPKTLAAFALGLMLFISTLVLNFIALHVVKKYREQYD from the coding sequence ATGCAAACCCCCACACTGTTCGCACTTTTGCTGCTCCTGATATTAGTGGCCTACGGCACTGGCTTTCGCCGTGCAGTAAGCGCTGCTCGCAGTCTTGGCGGCGTGCGTAATCTGGCCGCCCTGCCCAGCTACTACGGATTGCTCACCGCCCTTTGGTGTGGTTTGCCAGCGCTTCTATTACTCGGCGCCTGGTTGGTGTTTGATGATGCGATCATCCGCGCGATGGTTATGAATAGTATTGCCGATAAGCCGGAGAGCATCTCCGGGCAAAACCTTCTCTACGCGCAGATCCAGAATCTCGCGGCGGGCCACCTGATTGGTGAAAAGTCCCCGCAATTGCAGAGTGCTGCGGACTACCTCAGCCAGCTGCGCTCCAGCTCCAATAATTTACAGGCTTTCCTGAGTTTGGTATTGGCCAGTGGGCTTGCCGCTTTTGCACTGCTGCGCTTTTCTCCGAAGCTGCGCGCTCGTGAAAAAGTTGAAAAAGTATTGCGTACGGTATTGATCACCTGTGCCTGCGCAGCAATTCTGACCACTGTCGGTATTTTGCTATCGGTATTGTTTGAGTCTCTGCGCTTCTTCCAGTCGGTACCTGTGAGTGAATTTCTGTTTGGTTTGCACTGGAGTCCACAAATGGCCCTGCGTGCAGACCAGGTGGGGTCGAGTGGCGCCTTTGGTGCTGTCCCCCTGTTTACCGGAACCCTGATGGTATCGGCGATCGCCATGTTTGTGGCGGTACCTGTGGGATTGATGGCGGCTATTTATCTGGCCGAGTATGCCAGTAAGCGCGTACGTTCCCTGGCCAAGCCTGTGCTTGAAATTCTCGCCGGTGTACCCACCGTGGTATACGGCTTTTTTGCAGCCTTAACCGTTGCTCCATTTATTCGCGAGCTGGCCACCTCCATGGGCCTACAGGCATCCAGTGAAAGTGCACTGGCCGCTGGCCTGGTGATGGGAATCATGATTATTCCCTTCGTCTCCTCTCTATCCGACGACGTGATCAATGCGGTGCCCCAGTCCCTGCGCGATGGTGCCCTGGGTTTGGGTTCCACCCAGTCCGAGACAGTGCGCAAGGTTGTGATTCCTGCGGCACTGCCCGGTATTGTCGGTGGTGTATTGCTGGCGGTTTCCCGCGCAATTGGTGAAACCATGATTGTGGTGATGGCCGCCGGACTCGCGGCGAACCTAACCGCCAACCCGCTTGAGTCTGTCACGACCGTGACGGTGCAGATAGTGACCCTGTTGGTTGGCGACCAGGAATTTGACAGTCCCAAGACTCTCGCCGCTTTTGCTTTGGGCCTGATGTTGTTTATCTCCACTCTGGTGCTGAACTTTATTGCCTTGCACGTAGTGAAAAAATACCGGGAGCAGTATGACTGA
- a CDS encoding PstS family phosphate ABC transporter substrate-binding protein translates to MNKQILATSLAALTLATSQVAMAARDYISIVGSSTVYPFTTTVAERFSRATQFKTPVVESTGTGGGMKLFCQGVGESTADITGASRRIKQSELEMCNGNGVDVVEVQIGYDGIVLANSKKAAPFKLTRKDIFLALAKEVPNPNGSETLVANPYKTWKDVNPALPNTKIEVLGPPPTSGTRDAFAELAMEGGCKKFGWIAAMKKTDKSAYKAICHNVREDGAYVEAGENDNLIVNKLVANPNALGIFGFSFLDQNADKVQGSLIEGQSPTFDSIADQSYPVSRPLFIYVKKQHAGVVPGVKQFLAEFTNERAWGEDGYLADKGMIPLPTEKRQKIATDVRKLNALSNLAAK, encoded by the coding sequence ATGAACAAGCAAATTCTGGCGACTTCTCTGGCAGCTTTGACCCTGGCAACTTCACAGGTAGCCATGGCTGCGCGCGACTATATTAGTATTGTCGGTTCCTCTACTGTTTACCCGTTTACTACTACTGTGGCGGAGCGCTTTAGCCGCGCTACCCAGTTTAAAACTCCGGTAGTTGAGTCCACTGGCACTGGTGGTGGTATGAAGCTGTTCTGCCAGGGTGTTGGTGAAAGCACGGCAGATATCACGGGTGCTTCCCGTCGCATCAAGCAGTCAGAGCTGGAGATGTGTAACGGCAATGGTGTCGATGTTGTTGAGGTACAAATCGGTTACGACGGTATTGTTCTCGCAAACTCCAAGAAAGCCGCTCCTTTCAAGCTGACCCGCAAGGACATCTTCCTGGCACTGGCTAAGGAAGTTCCTAACCCGAACGGTTCTGAAACCCTGGTAGCCAATCCTTACAAGACCTGGAAAGACGTAAACCCAGCTCTGCCCAACACCAAAATCGAAGTTCTGGGCCCACCCCCGACTTCCGGAACCCGCGACGCTTTCGCTGAGCTGGCAATGGAAGGTGGCTGTAAGAAGTTTGGCTGGATTGCAGCCATGAAGAAAACAGACAAGAGCGCTTACAAAGCGATCTGTCACAACGTTCGCGAAGACGGCGCTTATGTTGAAGCTGGTGAGAACGACAACCTGATCGTAAATAAGCTGGTTGCCAACCCGAACGCCCTGGGCATCTTCGGCTTCAGCTTCCTCGACCAGAATGCTGACAAGGTACAGGGCTCTCTGATCGAAGGTCAGTCCCCTACTTTCGACTCCATTGCTGATCAGAGCTACCCGGTTTCCCGTCCGCTGTTTATCTACGTTAAGAAGCAGCACGCAGGTGTTGTTCCCGGTGTTAAACAGTTCCTGGCTGAGTTCACCAATGAGCGTGCTTGGGGCGAAGATGGCTATCTGGCTGACAAAGGCATGATTCCTCTGCCCACTGAGAAGCGTCAGAAGATTGCTACTGATGTGCGCAAGCTGAATGCCCTGAGTAATCTCGCAGCCAAGTAA
- a CDS encoding TRAP transporter small permease subunit yields the protein MRYLLFGAQALERLTSHTGQLLSWFTWAMVLLQSFVVVMRHGFNTGSIALQESVIYLHGAAFMLGLAYALQTDSHVRVDVFYRRMSARAKAWINAIGYLVFLLPVCAFLFISSWHFVLNSWSVFEDSANAGGLPGVFLLKSLIPLSAVTLALAGLAQFIRALVQLMLPQQQPTPMSSSKTVLKQVEGAEV from the coding sequence ATGCGTTATCTGCTGTTCGGTGCGCAGGCACTTGAGCGCCTGACCAGTCATACGGGGCAACTGCTGTCCTGGTTCACCTGGGCCATGGTCCTGTTACAAAGCTTTGTTGTGGTGATGCGTCACGGCTTCAACACCGGCTCTATCGCCTTACAGGAATCTGTGATTTACCTGCACGGTGCCGCCTTTATGCTGGGGCTGGCATATGCACTACAAACCGACTCCCATGTCCGAGTGGATGTTTTCTACCGCAGGATGAGCGCCCGGGCCAAAGCCTGGATCAATGCAATTGGCTATCTGGTGTTCCTCTTACCCGTCTGCGCCTTTCTATTTATAAGTAGCTGGCACTTTGTACTGAATAGTTGGTCAGTTTTTGAAGACAGTGCAAATGCCGGTGGCCTACCGGGAGTGTTTTTACTGAAAAGCCTGATTCCTCTATCTGCCGTCACTCTGGCCCTGGCGGGACTGGCCCAATTTATTCGTGCACTGGTGCAATTGATGCTGCCCCAACAACAGCCCACCCCAATGTCATCATCAAAAACAGTATTGAAGCAGGTAGAAGGGGCCGAAGTGTGA
- a CDS encoding TRAP transporter large permease subunit — protein sequence MIELIPFLMFAAVCALLMFGYPVAFTLAGTALLSAGLGIVYGLFDAELLRAFPDRLYGIMQNGTLVAVPLFVLMGVILERAKIAEDLLVNLSKAFMGAPSGLAISVVVVGALLAASTGIVGATVVTMGLMSLPTMLKNGYSPKLATGTICATGTLGQIIPPSIALVLLGDTLSNAYQQAQLSAGIFNPKPVSVGDLFVGAIIPGLLLVAAYIIYLLFIARRPKPTETSEPPEVDKAQLIRSLLPPIALMLIVLGSIIVGAATPTEAAAVGALGAALLASSRGALSFKRAGEIGRSTLQVSAMVFAILIGASLFSLVFRGYNGEELVTGFFHSLPGGVIGATLLVMLVIFLLGFILDFIEITFVVVPIVGPVLLAMGVDPVWLGIMIAINLQTSFLTPPFGFALFYLRGVAPSSVATSAIYRGVAPFIAIQLLLLCLLAIWPALATWLPGVVQQQ from the coding sequence GTGATTGAGCTAATTCCCTTTCTGATGTTTGCAGCCGTCTGTGCCCTGCTTATGTTCGGTTACCCTGTAGCTTTTACTCTCGCAGGTACAGCCTTGCTATCAGCGGGCCTGGGTATTGTGTATGGCCTATTCGATGCCGAGTTATTGCGCGCCTTCCCCGATCGCCTCTACGGCATTATGCAAAACGGCACTTTGGTTGCCGTTCCGTTATTTGTGCTTATGGGAGTGATACTTGAGCGAGCCAAGATTGCCGAGGATTTGCTGGTTAATCTGAGCAAAGCCTTTATGGGCGCCCCCTCGGGACTCGCCATTTCCGTGGTTGTAGTGGGCGCACTACTCGCCGCCAGCACTGGCATTGTCGGTGCAACTGTAGTCACCATGGGGCTGATGTCACTGCCCACCATGTTAAAAAACGGCTATTCCCCCAAACTGGCCACCGGCACTATCTGTGCCACCGGTACCCTCGGGCAAATTATCCCCCCCTCTATTGCCTTGGTTCTACTGGGTGACACCCTCTCCAATGCCTACCAACAGGCACAACTGTCTGCAGGTATTTTCAATCCCAAGCCGGTCAGCGTGGGGGATCTGTTTGTGGGGGCAATTATTCCCGGCTTACTGCTGGTGGCCGCCTATATCATTTATCTATTATTTATCGCCCGTCGCCCCAAACCCACGGAGACCAGTGAGCCTCCAGAAGTGGATAAGGCCCAACTGATTCGCAGCCTTTTGCCCCCGATTGCCTTAATGCTGATTGTGCTTGGGTCAATCATCGTTGGCGCTGCCACCCCCACGGAAGCAGCAGCCGTCGGCGCGCTGGGGGCGGCGTTACTGGCATCCAGTCGCGGAGCTCTAAGCTTTAAGCGCGCCGGGGAAATCGGCCGCAGTACACTTCAGGTCTCGGCAATGGTTTTCGCCATATTGATTGGCGCTTCATTATTTTCTCTGGTATTTCGCGGTTACAACGGCGAAGAGCTGGTGACAGGATTTTTCCACAGCCTGCCCGGGGGGGTAATCGGTGCGACACTGTTGGTGATGCTGGTAATCTTCCTGCTGGGCTTCATCCTCGACTTTATCGAAATCACCTTTGTAGTGGTACCAATTGTGGGCCCGGTACTGCTGGCAATGGGCGTCGATCCGGTGTGGCTCGGCATTATGATTGCCATCAATTTGCAAACCTCTTTCCTAACGCCTCCATTTGGGTTTGCTCTCTTTTACCTGCGCGGGGTGGCCCCCAGTTCTGTGGCCACATCGGCCATCTATCGCGGGGTAGCGCCTTTTATTGCCATCCAACTTTTACTGCTGTGCCTGCTGGCGATATGGCCGGCCCTGGCCACTTGGTTGCCGGGGGTGGTTCAGCAACAGTGA
- a CDS encoding acyl-CoA thioesterase, whose protein sequence is MSALDEDPQPTGTLTLQTLAMPRDTNPQGDVFAGWLMSQMDLAGAILAQTMARGRVTTVAVGSMVFLRPVPVGSTVSCYAEAIEEGRSSIRTMVEVWLTRVDSGEQVKVTEGEFVFVAIDDAGRTRPLP, encoded by the coding sequence CTGTCAGCTCTCGATGAAGATCCGCAACCCACAGGCACGCTAACCCTGCAAACCCTGGCTATGCCCCGCGATACCAATCCGCAGGGGGATGTTTTTGCCGGTTGGCTGATGTCGCAGATGGACCTCGCTGGCGCCATTCTCGCGCAAACCATGGCGCGCGGCCGTGTCACAACTGTTGCGGTGGGCAGCATGGTTTTCCTGCGCCCGGTTCCGGTTGGCTCAACAGTCAGCTGCTATGCGGAAGCCATTGAAGAAGGGCGCTCCTCGATTCGTACCATGGTTGAGGTTTGGCTGACGCGGGTGGATTCCGGTGAGCAGGTCAAGGTCACCGAGGGTGAGTTTGTATTTGTCGCTATCGACGATGCCGGCCGTACCAGACCGCTGCCCTGA
- a CDS encoding TRAP transporter substrate-binding protein, translating to MKKLNWYPAIILGLLALLAITFAALVASRAAMGPAQHFSAEGNKELFEWKLVTTWPKNFPGLGSAPERFAKKVEAMSAGRLRIKVYGAGELVPALGVFGAVSEGAAQMGHGAAYYWKGKVPAAQFFTAVPFGLNAQEMNGWLHHGGGLELWEEIYEPFNLIPLAGGSTGVQMAGWFNKPIKSVKDLKGLKMRIPGLGGEVLNRAGGTAVTIPGGELYTALQTGVIDATEWVGPYNDLAFGFHQVAEYYYYPGWHEPGSILEFIVNKKAFEKLPADLQEIVRVAAREANQDMLDEYTARNNRALKELVEEHGVKVERLPEDVLSHLKKINNEIMQETAQQDPEFARVYKAFKEFERDVKPYHEISEEAYYQARELKED from the coding sequence ATGAAAAAACTCAATTGGTACCCGGCCATCATTCTCGGGCTCTTAGCCCTGCTCGCCATTACCTTCGCCGCCCTGGTAGCTTCCCGTGCAGCAATGGGTCCTGCCCAGCACTTTTCCGCAGAGGGTAATAAAGAGCTGTTCGAGTGGAAATTAGTTACTACCTGGCCCAAGAACTTCCCTGGCCTCGGCAGTGCGCCGGAGCGTTTTGCCAAGAAAGTCGAGGCGATGTCAGCCGGGCGTCTCAGGATCAAAGTGTACGGTGCCGGTGAGTTGGTGCCTGCCCTTGGCGTATTTGGTGCTGTATCGGAAGGCGCCGCGCAGATGGGGCATGGCGCGGCCTATTACTGGAAAGGCAAGGTGCCTGCTGCCCAGTTTTTTACCGCGGTGCCTTTTGGCTTGAATGCCCAGGAAATGAATGGTTGGTTGCACCACGGTGGTGGTCTCGAACTCTGGGAGGAGATCTACGAGCCCTTTAACCTGATCCCACTTGCGGGGGGCTCCACCGGTGTACAGATGGCGGGCTGGTTTAACAAACCGATCAAGTCGGTGAAGGATTTAAAGGGCCTAAAGATGCGTATTCCTGGCCTGGGTGGTGAGGTTTTAAACCGCGCTGGCGGCACTGCGGTGACCATTCCCGGTGGAGAACTCTACACCGCCCTCCAGACTGGAGTGATTGATGCCACCGAATGGGTGGGCCCTTACAACGATCTCGCTTTTGGTTTCCACCAGGTCGCCGAGTATTACTACTACCCAGGGTGGCATGAGCCGGGCTCTATCCTGGAATTTATCGTTAATAAAAAGGCATTCGAAAAACTGCCTGCTGATTTGCAGGAAATAGTGCGGGTCGCCGCCCGCGAAGCCAACCAGGATATGCTGGACGAATATACGGCACGTAATAACCGGGCCCTCAAGGAGCTGGTAGAAGAGCACGGGGTAAAAGTGGAGCGCTTGCCGGAGGATGTTCTGTCTCACCTGAAGAAGATCAACAACGAAATTATGCAGGAGACGGCGCAGCAGGACCCGGAGTTTGCCCGTGTTTACAAAGCCTTTAAGGAATTTGAACGGGATGTGAAGCCCTACCACGAGATCAGTGAAGAGGCTTACTACCAGGCGAGAGAGTTAAAGGAAGATTAG
- the uvrD gene encoding DNA helicase II, translated as MDVSQILDPLNDAQREAVAAAPGNQLVLAGAGSGKTRVLVHRIAWLMQVEGASPYSIMAVTFTNKAAREMRARIEELLGVNTFGMWVGTFHGLAHRLLRAHWQEAKLPQNFQILDSDDQLRLIKRIQADLGLDDKKWSPRETQWWIGAQKDEGLRPQYINAGADPWLQTMVRIYFAYEEACQRGGLVDFGELLLRAHELWLNNDAILAHYRRRFPHILVDEFQDTNTIQYAWLRLLAGEQCHITAVGDDDQSIYGWRGAKIENIQHFSTDLREVQTVRLEQNYRSTSTILNAANAVIANNSGRLGKELWTKGEEGEPIAVYAAYNEQDESRFIVERINDWVRDGNRRDSIAILYRSNAQSRVLEEGLLREQVPYRIYGGQRFYERLEIKNALSYLRLITNRDDDTAFERVVNTPTRGIGARTVEMVRSYAREQGCSLWQAAKLMLQQRVLAARAGNALQSFLDLINQLAANAEDKELDAIAEDVIENSGLLEFHGKEKGEKGQTRVENLQELVTACRGFTGAGLPEGEEDEEEIPLLNQFLDSAALDAGEGQADEFEDAVQLMTLHSAKGLEFPLVFMAGVEENLFPHKMSAQEPGRMEEERRLCYVGITRAMRKLYITYAENRRLFGSETYNSPSRFIGEIPSKFVQEVRLKTEISRPLYQADYGKVGQFSDPAPDFDDLPPLVLGGRVDHAKFGEGTVIEFEGTGPRMRVLVNFDDVGDKRLILSMAKLQPL; from the coding sequence ATGGACGTATCTCAGATTTTAGACCCCCTCAACGACGCCCAGCGCGAAGCAGTAGCTGCCGCGCCCGGCAATCAATTGGTTCTGGCCGGTGCCGGCTCGGGCAAGACCCGGGTGCTGGTACACCGCATCGCCTGGCTGATGCAGGTGGAGGGCGCCTCGCCCTACTCCATTATGGCGGTAACCTTTACCAACAAGGCGGCCCGCGAGATGCGCGCCCGTATCGAAGAGCTGCTGGGGGTGAATACCTTTGGCATGTGGGTGGGCACCTTCCACGGCCTGGCTCACCGCCTGCTCAGGGCTCACTGGCAAGAAGCCAAGTTGCCGCAGAATTTCCAGATTCTGGATTCCGATGACCAGCTTCGCCTGATCAAGCGGATACAGGCAGATCTGGGGCTGGATGATAAGAAGTGGTCACCGCGTGAAACCCAGTGGTGGATTGGCGCGCAGAAAGATGAAGGTCTGCGTCCGCAATATATCAATGCCGGCGCCGATCCCTGGTTGCAGACCATGGTGCGAATCTACTTCGCCTATGAAGAGGCCTGTCAGCGCGGTGGATTGGTGGATTTCGGTGAGCTGCTGCTACGCGCCCACGAGCTCTGGCTGAATAACGACGCTATTCTGGCCCACTACCGACGGCGCTTCCCCCATATCCTGGTGGATGAGTTCCAGGATACCAACACGATTCAATATGCCTGGCTGCGCCTACTTGCCGGTGAGCAGTGCCATATCACCGCCGTGGGTGACGATGACCAGTCCATCTACGGCTGGCGCGGTGCCAAGATCGAGAATATCCAGCACTTTTCCACAGATTTACGAGAAGTGCAGACGGTGCGACTGGAGCAGAACTACAGATCCACCTCCACCATTCTGAACGCGGCTAATGCGGTGATCGCTAATAACAGTGGTCGCTTGGGCAAGGAGTTGTGGACCAAGGGCGAAGAGGGTGAGCCCATCGCCGTCTACGCGGCCTACAACGAACAGGATGAATCGCGCTTTATTGTCGAGCGCATCAATGACTGGGTGCGCGACGGTAATCGCCGCGACAGCATCGCTATCCTCTACCGCTCCAATGCCCAATCCCGGGTACTTGAAGAGGGGCTTTTGCGCGAGCAGGTGCCCTACCGTATCTATGGCGGCCAGCGCTTCTACGAGCGCCTGGAAATCAAGAATGCCCTGTCTTATTTACGCCTGATTACCAACCGCGATGATGATACTGCGTTTGAACGAGTGGTGAATACGCCCACCCGTGGCATCGGTGCGCGCACTGTAGAGATGGTGCGTTCTTATGCCCGGGAGCAGGGCTGCTCCCTGTGGCAGGCGGCCAAGCTGATGTTGCAGCAACGGGTATTGGCTGCTCGCGCCGGCAATGCCCTGCAGAGCTTCCTGGACCTGATTAACCAGCTGGCAGCGAATGCAGAAGATAAAGAGTTGGATGCTATTGCTGAGGATGTGATCGAAAACAGCGGTTTGCTGGAGTTTCACGGCAAAGAGAAAGGCGAGAAAGGCCAAACACGGGTGGAGAACTTGCAGGAACTGGTCACTGCCTGTCGCGGCTTTACCGGTGCAGGCCTGCCCGAGGGAGAGGAAGATGAGGAGGAAATTCCCCTTCTTAACCAGTTCCTCGACAGCGCTGCCCTTGATGCCGGTGAAGGCCAGGCGGATGAGTTTGAGGATGCCGTCCAGCTGATGACCCTGCACTCCGCCAAAGGTCTGGAGTTTCCCCTGGTATTTATGGCGGGTGTGGAAGAAAACCTGTTCCCCCACAAGATGTCGGCGCAGGAGCCCGGCCGCATGGAGGAGGAGAGACGCCTCTGCTACGTGGGTATCACCCGCGCCATGCGCAAGCTATACATTACCTACGCGGAAAACCGGCGTCTGTTTGGCAGCGAAACCTATAACAGCCCTTCCCGCTTTATCGGCGAAATTCCGTCCAAGTTTGTACAAGAAGTGCGCCTGAAGACCGAAATTTCCCGCCCTCTCTATCAGGCGGACTACGGCAAGGTAGGCCAGTTTTCCGACCCGGCGCCAGACTTCGATGATTTGCCCCCGCTGGTTCTGGGAGGGCGAGTGGACCATGCCAAGTTTGGTGAAGGAACTGTCATTGAGTTTGAGGGAACGGGTCCTCGAATGCGGGTGCTGGTTAATTTTGACGATGTTGGCGACAAGAGGCTGATACTTTCAATGGCCAAGTTGCAGCCGCTTTAA
- the hexR gene encoding transcriptional regulator HexR — protein MKPAEVTQRISEQLSSMRKSERKVAEYILANPDEIIHMRIVDLATEAQVSEPTVVRFCRAVGCSGFQEFKLNLAQQLASSPSFGQIAVTETDTIAEYKRKVFDSTVDTLLKVRDRIDDRALEAAVTAMAASKRVEFFGFGASGAVAADAQHKFFRLQLATAAHSDHHIQNMSAMSMQPGDVVVAISQSGRTKALLRSMSMAKEQGALVVGLAPSGSPVAQQASIPLEVDVEEDIEIYTPLSSRIAHLVVIDVLAIGVAQRKGPQLQEHLLKLKQGLYTLREDKH, from the coding sequence GTGAAACCGGCGGAAGTAACGCAACGAATCAGTGAACAACTGTCATCCATGCGCAAATCAGAGCGCAAGGTGGCGGAGTATATTCTCGCCAACCCCGATGAAATCATTCATATGCGTATCGTCGACCTGGCCACTGAAGCCCAGGTGAGTGAACCTACTGTGGTGCGCTTTTGTCGCGCCGTGGGCTGCTCCGGATTCCAGGAGTTCAAGCTGAACCTGGCGCAGCAGCTGGCTTCCAGCCCCAGCTTTGGCCAGATTGCGGTTACGGAAACGGACACCATTGCCGAGTACAAGCGCAAGGTTTTCGACTCCACGGTGGATACCCTGCTGAAAGTTCGCGATAGAATTGACGACCGCGCCCTTGAGGCCGCAGTCACGGCAATGGCCGCCTCCAAGCGGGTGGAATTCTTCGGTTTTGGTGCCTCCGGTGCTGTCGCCGCCGATGCCCAGCACAAGTTCTTCCGCCTGCAACTGGCCACCGCCGCCCACTCGGACCACCACATCCAGAATATGTCGGCCATGTCCATGCAACCGGGAGACGTAGTCGTGGCTATCTCCCAGAGCGGTCGCACCAAGGCGCTGCTTCGCTCCATGAGCATGGCAAAAGAGCAAGGTGCTCTGGTGGTTGGCCTGGCGCCCAGCGGCTCGCCGGTGGCACAACAAGCCAGCATCCCCCTGGAAGTGGATGTGGAAGAAGATATCGAGATCTACACACCGCTGTCCTCACGCATTGCTCACCTGGTGGTGATTGATGTGCTCGCCATCGGTGTAGCCCAGCGCAAAGGCCCTCAGCTACAGGAGCACCTGTTGAAACTGAAGCAGGGACTGTACACATTGCGGGAAGACAAGCACTAA
- a CDS encoding multidrug effflux MFS transporter yields MTSTASTTEDKAPRWLVVWLAALVSLTPFSIDSYLPAIPSMAAALDTEVERVQYSVSSFLLGFALGQLFGGPLSDRWGRRLVGTIGLSIYMVSSLLVLFTDHVDQLIILRFFQAVGGGFATVICAAIVRDLHSGREAAKIISLISTIMLIAPLIAPVIGSALLAVGGWQSIFVFLLLYALAMLVLVQLLLPETVSRFTRARRQLMPLKSLVGSYGQVLRNPRAIGFLIAQACVSGSMFIYITTAPFVFMDYFGVSANQFPLFFGICVLGLIFMVQVNIRLLNFFEPRNILLAGIALQLLGCGLLVLGTMTGVKELTLWMIPLVLVMSSIGITGPNAAACYLEFFPKISGSANALYGATIFITGGILGGLVSSLHTGTLTPIAGSMAGCAFVALLSALFLARARKPIESDIPASRRFTPR; encoded by the coding sequence ATGACATCCACCGCTTCGACCACGGAAGACAAAGCACCGCGCTGGCTGGTGGTGTGGCTTGCCGCCCTCGTTTCCCTGACACCTTTTTCGATCGATAGCTACCTGCCCGCAATTCCGTCGATGGCTGCAGCCCTGGATACAGAAGTTGAGCGGGTGCAGTACTCGGTATCCAGCTTCCTGCTGGGCTTTGCCCTCGGGCAGCTGTTTGGCGGGCCGCTATCGGATCGCTGGGGGAGGCGTTTGGTAGGAACTATCGGCCTCAGCATTTATATGGTCAGCTCCCTGTTGGTCCTGTTTACCGATCATGTAGACCAACTGATTATCCTGCGCTTTTTCCAGGCGGTCGGCGGCGGCTTTGCCACAGTGATCTGCGCCGCCATAGTGCGCGACCTGCACAGTGGCCGTGAAGCGGCAAAAATAATTTCCTTGATCAGCACCATCATGCTCATTGCACCGCTGATCGCCCCGGTGATCGGTTCTGCATTGCTAGCCGTGGGCGGCTGGCAGAGTATTTTCGTCTTTTTGTTACTGTACGCTCTGGCAATGCTCGTATTAGTGCAGCTGCTACTGCCGGAGACCGTCTCCCGCTTTACCCGAGCGCGCCGTCAGTTAATGCCGCTAAAGTCTCTCGTAGGCAGCTACGGCCAGGTTTTGCGCAACCCCCGCGCGATTGGGTTCCTGATTGCACAGGCCTGTGTCAGCGGTTCGATGTTTATCTACATCACCACCGCGCCCTTTGTGTTTATGGATTATTTCGGTGTTAGCGCGAATCAGTTTCCGCTGTTTTTCGGTATCTGCGTGCTCGGACTAATCTTTATGGTTCAGGTGAATATCCGCCTGCTGAACTTTTTCGAGCCGCGCAATATCCTCTTGGCGGGTATTGCCTTGCAGTTATTGGGGTGCGGACTGTTAGTTCTGGGTACCATGACCGGGGTTAAAGAGTTAACCCTGTGGATGATTCCACTGGTTTTGGTAATGAGTTCCATCGGAATTACCGGGCCCAACGCCGCCGCCTGTTACCTGGAGTTTTTCCCGAAAATCAGTGGCAGCGCTAATGCACTCTATGGCGCCACCATATTTATCACAGGGGGTATATTGGGTGGACTGGTAAGCAGCCTGCATACAGGAACCCTGACACCTATTGCAGGATCAATGGCAGGTTGTGCCTTTGTGGCACTGCTATCCGCACTTTTCCTGGCCAGGGCACGCAAACCGATAGAATCAGATATACCGGCTAGCCGGAGGTTTACCCCACGTTAA